Proteins found in one Microbacterium sp. LWS13-1.2 genomic segment:
- a CDS encoding GDSL-type esterase/lipase family protein — translation MRRPAATTAAIALLLAVLTACAGAPAPEPVDLDELESSPTLSQVATIGALGDSMTLGVNACAEPGRCTAANWATGDEPAVGSVAMRIGAANGSVPNTVNAAKDGGTVADAVARVDEVIAAGPELVLVLLGGNDVCAPDVDGMTSVEDFRASYTALLSALSDGLPDARVLALSIPDLHRLWEVGRDDQGTRDVWDSSPSCSNLLGDAAATDAAATERRDAVATRTDELNTVIAEVCAADSACISDGGAVFAYEFSPAEISAIDHFHPSVAGQQVIAEIAWDTLMEAAP, via the coding sequence ATGAGAAGACCAGCCGCGACGACCGCCGCGATCGCACTCCTCCTGGCGGTGCTCACCGCCTGTGCGGGGGCGCCCGCACCGGAGCCGGTCGACCTCGACGAACTCGAGTCGAGTCCCACGCTCTCGCAGGTCGCCACGATCGGCGCACTCGGAGACTCGATGACCCTCGGCGTGAACGCCTGCGCCGAGCCGGGCCGCTGCACCGCCGCGAACTGGGCCACCGGCGACGAGCCCGCCGTCGGCTCGGTCGCGATGCGCATCGGCGCGGCCAACGGCAGCGTTCCCAACACCGTCAACGCCGCGAAGGACGGCGGCACGGTCGCGGATGCCGTCGCGCGCGTCGACGAGGTGATCGCGGCCGGGCCCGAACTCGTGCTGGTGCTGCTGGGCGGCAACGACGTCTGCGCCCCCGACGTCGACGGCATGACGAGCGTCGAGGACTTCCGGGCGTCGTACACAGCACTTCTCTCCGCGCTGAGCGATGGCCTGCCGGATGCCCGCGTGCTCGCGCTGTCGATCCCCGACCTCCACCGGCTGTGGGAGGTCGGCCGCGACGACCAGGGCACTCGGGACGTCTGGGACAGCAGCCCGTCGTGCAGCAACCTGCTCGGCGACGCCGCCGCGACCGACGCGGCCGCGACCGAGCGGCGCGACGCCGTCGCGACGCGCACGGACGAGCTGAACACGGTGATCGCCGAGGTCTGTGCAGCCGACAGCGCCTGCATCTCGGACGGCGGCGCCGTGTTCGCCTACGAGTTCTCGCCCGCCGAGATCTCGGCGATCGACCACTTCCACCCGTCCGTGGCGGGCCAGCAGGTGATCGCCGAGATCGCCTGGGACACCCTCATGGAGGCCGCACCATGA
- a CDS encoding glycosyltransferase family 2 protein, translating into MQTPAPDVTVVIVNYETRDDTIACVGSVLAHLGGLDAQVVVVDNGSGDGSAAALRAAHPGIDVVEAGENLGFARAVNRGAALARGEFVLLLNPDAVMLEHSLPRMIGFARENPQYRLIGGRTLRADLTLEPSSCWGAPTLWSLSMYATMLSTVFRRSRLFDPESLGTWPRDTIREVPIITGCLLLIRRDDFVELGGMDEDFFLYGEDAEFSMRAAARGMARVVYPPAAIIHTVGGSSAGSSKGSMVLAGKVTYLEKTWPPRRAAVGVLLLKTGVAVRATLETLTRRANRPWTTVWRRRADWASGYPHAEAALFGRGLPEPAATPGR; encoded by the coding sequence GTGCAGACCCCGGCCCCCGACGTCACCGTCGTCATCGTCAACTACGAGACCCGCGACGACACGATCGCGTGCGTCGGCTCGGTGCTCGCACACCTGGGCGGCCTCGACGCGCAGGTCGTCGTGGTCGACAACGGATCGGGCGACGGCAGCGCGGCGGCGCTGCGCGCGGCGCACCCCGGCATCGACGTGGTGGAGGCCGGCGAGAACCTCGGGTTCGCCCGCGCAGTCAACCGCGGTGCCGCCCTCGCGCGCGGCGAGTTCGTGCTGCTGCTCAATCCCGACGCCGTCATGCTCGAGCATTCGCTGCCACGGATGATCGGTTTCGCCCGCGAGAATCCGCAGTACCGCCTCATCGGCGGGCGCACGCTGCGGGCCGACCTCACGCTCGAGCCCTCGTCGTGCTGGGGCGCACCGACGCTCTGGTCGCTCAGCATGTACGCGACGATGCTGTCGACCGTCTTCCGGCGCTCCCGCCTGTTCGACCCCGAGTCGCTGGGCACGTGGCCGCGCGACACGATTCGCGAGGTGCCGATCATCACCGGGTGCCTGCTCCTCATCCGCCGGGACGACTTCGTTGAGCTGGGCGGCATGGACGAGGACTTCTTCCTCTACGGCGAGGACGCGGAGTTCAGCATGCGGGCGGCCGCACGGGGCATGGCGCGCGTCGTCTATCCCCCGGCGGCGATCATCCACACCGTGGGAGGGTCGTCGGCGGGCAGCTCGAAGGGCTCGATGGTGCTCGCCGGCAAGGTCACCTACCTCGAGAAGACCTGGCCGCCGCGACGAGCGGCCGTCGGGGTGCTGCTGCTGAAGACGGGCGTCGCCGTGCGCGCCACGCTCGAGACCCTGACCCGCCGTGCGAACCGGCCGTGGACGACGGTGTGGCGGCGTCGCGCCGACTGGGCGTCGGGCTACCCCCACGCCGAGGCCGCGCTGTTCGGCCGCGGGCTGCCCGAGCCCGCCGCCACCCCCGGTCGTTGA
- a CDS encoding glycosyltransferase, giving the protein MTARLSIVIPAHDEGAVIDRVLGALCDSGWRDEFEIIVAANGCTDDTAARARAYDGVQVVETPHASKIAALQAGDDAASVFPRAYVDADVRIDADALLALADALDAPGIEVASPRLHVDTSGASWLVRQHYRIWELSDYRQSDHIGSGVYALTRAGRARFDAWPDVIADDRFVQQLFAPAERAMLADHTFSVRSAADMRAHLRRSVRIARGNRELPDRVQHQDAARPSAASRGGLVRRVAARPGLWVPFAVYCVSWTLPNVLARRDIARARTRTWNRDDTSRVMA; this is encoded by the coding sequence ATGACCGCGCGGCTGAGCATCGTCATCCCCGCGCACGACGAGGGCGCGGTGATCGACCGCGTGCTGGGCGCGCTGTGCGACTCCGGCTGGAGGGACGAGTTCGAGATCATCGTCGCGGCGAACGGCTGCACCGACGACACCGCCGCCCGCGCCCGCGCCTACGACGGCGTCCAGGTCGTCGAGACGCCGCATGCTTCGAAGATCGCGGCATTGCAGGCCGGTGACGACGCGGCATCCGTCTTCCCCCGCGCCTACGTCGACGCCGACGTGCGGATCGACGCCGACGCCCTGCTGGCACTCGCCGACGCCCTCGACGCACCCGGCATCGAGGTCGCATCTCCTCGGCTGCACGTCGACACCTCCGGGGCGTCCTGGCTCGTCCGTCAGCACTACCGGATCTGGGAGCTCAGCGACTACCGCCAGAGCGATCACATCGGCTCGGGGGTCTACGCGCTGACGCGGGCCGGCCGCGCCCGGTTCGACGCCTGGCCAGACGTCATCGCCGACGACCGATTCGTGCAGCAGCTCTTCGCCCCCGCCGAGCGAGCGATGCTGGCGGACCACACGTTCAGCGTGCGCTCGGCGGCCGACATGCGCGCGCACCTGCGCCGCTCGGTGCGCATCGCCCGCGGCAACCGCGAGCTGCCCGACCGGGTGCAGCACCAGGATGCCGCGCGGCCGTCAGCGGCATCCCGCGGCGGGCTCGTGCGACGCGTCGCGGCACGGCCCGGCCTCTGGGTGCCCTTCGCCGTGTACTGCGTCAGCTGGACGCTGCCGAACGTGCTCGCCCGTCGCGACATCGCTCGCGCGCGCACACGGACCTGGAACCGAGACGACACGAGCCGGGTGATGGCATGA
- a CDS encoding glycosyltransferase, with the protein MTTLLVAISGGHLTQLTMLAPRVADGDDVVWLTDDTAQSRSLLEGQTVYHVPTRPPRDYAGVMRDTGIALQAMRDHRVDRVISTGAQIALSALVPASARRVPFTYIESATRVTGISATGKVMERVPWVDRYVQYPHAVNARWRYALSVFDGFRVEPVDDPAPIRRAVVTVGGNGDFGYRRLVDAARAALGDLDGDVETLWQVGATDVSDLPITAVSSLPSSELGAALRQADVIIGHAGTGTALAALSAGKVPVLAPRSVEHGEHVDAHQRDLARFLGDRGLAIVCEPSSLRASTLDTARRWRAVSSQDLAPVPL; encoded by the coding sequence ATGACCACGCTCCTCGTCGCGATCTCGGGCGGCCACCTCACTCAGCTGACCATGCTCGCACCCCGCGTCGCCGACGGCGACGACGTCGTCTGGCTCACCGACGACACCGCGCAGAGCCGGTCGCTGCTGGAGGGCCAGACGGTGTACCACGTGCCCACCCGGCCGCCGCGCGACTACGCGGGCGTCATGCGCGACACCGGCATCGCGCTGCAGGCGATGCGGGATCACCGTGTCGACCGTGTCATCAGCACGGGCGCCCAGATCGCGCTGTCGGCGCTCGTGCCCGCGTCGGCGCGGCGCGTGCCGTTCACCTACATCGAGAGCGCGACGCGCGTCACCGGCATCTCGGCGACGGGCAAGGTGATGGAGCGGGTGCCCTGGGTCGACCGCTACGTGCAGTATCCGCACGCGGTGAACGCCCGGTGGCGGTACGCGCTGTCGGTGTTCGACGGCTTCCGCGTCGAACCTGTCGACGACCCCGCGCCGATCCGCCGTGCCGTGGTCACCGTCGGCGGCAACGGCGACTTCGGGTACCGACGGCTCGTGGACGCCGCCCGCGCCGCTCTCGGCGACCTCGACGGCGACGTCGAGACGCTGTGGCAGGTCGGCGCCACGGACGTGTCGGACCTTCCGATCACGGCGGTCTCGTCCCTGCCGTCGAGCGAGCTCGGCGCGGCGCTGCGGCAGGCCGACGTGATCATCGGGCACGCCGGCACCGGCACCGCCCTGGCCGCGCTGTCCGCCGGCAAGGTGCCGGTGCTCGCACCGCGCTCGGTCGAGCACGGCGAGCACGTCGACGCGCACCAGCGGGATCTCGCGCGGTTCCTGGGCGACCGTGGGCTCGCCATCGTGTGCGAGCCCAGCTCGCTGCGCGCGTCCACCCTCGACACCGCGCGCCGCTGGCGTGCCGTGAGCTCGCAAGACCTGGCCCCCGTGCCGCTCTGA
- a CDS encoding glycosyltransferase, whose product MSGLIVQEWIERSGGAEQVLDAFRMALPDSRMFALWSDDGERFPRSSVHESWMARTPLRRHKAMGLPLMPATWRAATVGSLPDWVLTSSYVFAHHCDFGTRRDGVPKFSYVHSPARYLWEPELDRRGSSAALAAARSVLKRVDRAAAAHAGDLAANSEFVRRRILRSWERDARVIHPPVKAREIIEGGDWAERLTAEEQAVLEALPERGYLMAASRLVPYKRHDAVIRMADRLGVPVVVAGTGPERDYLTALAASASVPVHMLGFVSDALMRALFQRALAFVFPPVEDFGIIPVEAMAAGCPVIVNRVGGAAESVIDGVTGFTVNPDDPVELAAAVAGLDRIDPDAARARAAEFDVSRFVTQVRTWVLGSTDAASPRALSVPASEHVDAERVST is encoded by the coding sequence ATGTCAGGTCTCATCGTCCAGGAATGGATAGAACGCTCGGGCGGCGCCGAACAGGTGCTGGACGCCTTCCGGATGGCCCTGCCCGACTCACGGATGTTCGCGCTGTGGAGCGATGACGGCGAGCGGTTCCCCCGCAGCTCGGTGCACGAGTCGTGGATGGCGCGCACGCCGTTGCGCCGCCACAAGGCGATGGGGCTGCCCCTCATGCCGGCGACGTGGCGGGCGGCGACGGTGGGCTCGCTGCCCGACTGGGTGCTCACGAGCAGCTATGTTTTCGCGCACCACTGCGACTTCGGTACGCGGCGCGATGGTGTGCCCAAGTTCTCGTATGTCCACTCGCCGGCGCGGTACCTGTGGGAGCCCGAGCTCGACCGGCGCGGGAGCTCCGCGGCGCTCGCCGCCGCACGCAGCGTCCTCAAGCGCGTGGACCGCGCCGCGGCGGCGCACGCCGGCGACCTGGCGGCGAACAGCGAGTTCGTGCGCCGACGCATCCTCCGCTCGTGGGAGCGCGACGCCCGCGTGATCCACCCGCCGGTGAAGGCCCGCGAGATCATCGAGGGCGGCGACTGGGCCGAGCGGCTCACTGCCGAGGAGCAGGCGGTGCTCGAGGCGCTCCCCGAGCGCGGCTATCTCATGGCGGCGTCGCGACTGGTGCCGTACAAGCGCCACGACGCGGTGATCCGGATGGCCGATCGGCTGGGCGTGCCCGTGGTCGTGGCCGGCACCGGGCCCGAACGCGACTACCTCACGGCGCTCGCCGCATCGGCGTCGGTGCCCGTGCACATGCTGGGCTTCGTGTCGGACGCGCTCATGCGGGCGCTCTTCCAGCGCGCACTCGCCTTCGTGTTCCCGCCCGTCGAGGACTTCGGCATCATCCCCGTCGAGGCGATGGCGGCGGGATGCCCCGTCATCGTCAATCGCGTGGGCGGTGCCGCCGAGTCGGTGATCGACGGCGTGACCGGCTTCACGGTGAATCCCGACGACCCCGTCGAGCTCGCCGCGGCCGTGGCGGGTCTGGACCGCATCGATCCGGATGCCGCGCGGGCCCGCGCCGCGGAGTTCGACGTCTCGCGCTTCGTCACGCAAGTGCGGACATGGGTGCTGGGGTCGACGGATGCTGCGTCCCCGCGTGCACTATCGGTGCCCGCGTCCGAACACGTCGACGCCGAGCGGGTCTCGACCTGA
- a CDS encoding fatty acyl-AMP ligase produces MTESDVNVPRAGAPAREGGAAESGTEFVRRLRRSATDAAGRGIRFYRSPVDVAEVSYVDLDADARARAVEFARAGLTPGDVVILAFEPGLPFVRALLACLYAGVAAAPVPITAMRNPDAVRQRLLAILEDAGAKAVLTETGALDGLGLAGETSIADAAVIAVDGPAAASAEDWRMPDIDESALAILQYTSGSTGLPKGVMVSHANLYANQQAIGGIVGMTADSVTVGWLPHYHDMGLIGQILQPLFTGAMLHMTSPSQFLRRPVLWLRLISEHRATHTVGPDFAFALCSRLVTDDQLAELDLSSLQTVITGAEPVRIDTLDAFTARFAAAGFRGEAFVPAFGMAETTLLITAHRDTVPPRAIVVSAEALERDEIAAAGPGERTAELVPCGAPGAGMEIAIVDPATAMELRDGRIGEIWVRGTSVTQGYWRRPDETAAEFGATLAGVADEVYLRTGDLGAMVDGELVITGRLKDLIIVRGRNIYPQDLEHSAAELLGAGCLSAAFERPGVAPEVGIVAEVDPSATAEDLDALATALRARVATEFTLPALGVALIRKGTLPRTTSGKVQRALTRRLLHQQRLQLVHLDGFETVSA; encoded by the coding sequence ATGACCGAGAGTGACGTGAACGTGCCACGGGCGGGGGCGCCCGCGAGGGAGGGCGGCGCGGCAGAGAGCGGGACCGAGTTCGTGCGCAGGCTGCGCCGGTCGGCGACGGATGCCGCGGGCCGCGGCATCCGCTTCTATCGCTCGCCCGTCGATGTCGCCGAGGTGTCGTACGTCGACCTCGATGCCGACGCGCGGGCTCGCGCAGTCGAGTTCGCCCGCGCCGGCCTCACGCCCGGCGACGTGGTGATCCTCGCCTTCGAGCCGGGCCTGCCGTTCGTGCGTGCGCTGCTCGCGTGCCTGTATGCGGGTGTCGCGGCGGCCCCGGTGCCGATCACCGCGATGCGGAATCCGGACGCCGTGCGCCAGCGCCTGCTCGCGATCCTCGAGGACGCCGGGGCGAAGGCCGTGCTCACCGAGACCGGGGCCCTGGACGGACTCGGCCTCGCCGGCGAGACGTCGATCGCGGACGCCGCCGTGATCGCCGTCGACGGACCTGCCGCCGCCTCTGCGGAGGACTGGAGGATGCCCGACATCGACGAGTCGGCGCTCGCGATCCTGCAGTACACGTCGGGATCGACCGGGCTTCCCAAGGGCGTCATGGTGTCGCACGCGAACCTGTACGCGAACCAGCAGGCGATCGGTGGCATCGTCGGCATGACGGCGGACTCGGTCACCGTCGGCTGGCTGCCGCACTACCACGACATGGGCCTCATCGGGCAGATCCTGCAGCCCCTCTTCACCGGCGCGATGCTGCACATGACGTCGCCGTCGCAGTTCCTGCGGCGGCCGGTGCTGTGGCTGCGGCTGATCAGCGAGCACCGGGCGACCCACACCGTCGGGCCGGACTTCGCCTTCGCCCTGTGCAGCCGTCTCGTGACCGACGACCAGCTCGCCGAACTCGACCTGTCGTCGCTGCAGACCGTGATCACCGGCGCGGAGCCGGTGCGCATCGACACCCTCGACGCGTTCACCGCGCGGTTCGCGGCGGCGGGGTTCCGCGGCGAAGCGTTCGTGCCGGCGTTCGGCATGGCCGAGACGACACTGCTCATCACCGCGCACCGCGACACCGTGCCGCCGCGGGCGATCGTCGTCAGCGCCGAAGCGCTCGAACGCGACGAGATCGCGGCCGCGGGCCCCGGTGAGCGCACCGCCGAGCTTGTGCCGTGCGGTGCCCCCGGTGCCGGCATGGAGATCGCGATCGTCGATCCGGCCACGGCCATGGAGCTCCGCGACGGACGCATCGGCGAGATCTGGGTGCGCGGCACGAGCGTGACGCAGGGCTACTGGCGCCGGCCCGACGAGACGGCGGCCGAGTTCGGTGCGACCCTCGCCGGCGTCGCCGACGAGGTGTACCTGCGCACCGGGGACCTCGGCGCGATGGTCGACGGCGAACTCGTCATCACCGGCCGCCTCAAGGACCTCATCATCGTCCGCGGGCGCAACATCTATCCCCAGGACCTCGAGCACAGCGCGGCGGAGCTGCTGGGTGCAGGATGCCTCAGCGCCGCGTTCGAGCGCCCGGGCGTGGCGCCCGAAGTCGGCATCGTCGCCGAGGTGGATCCCTCGGCGACCGCCGAAGACCTCGACGCGCTCGCCACGGCGCTGCGCGCGCGGGTCGCGACGGAGTTCACCCTGCCCGCCCTGGGCGTGGCGCTCATCCGCAAGGGCACGCTGCCGCGCACCACCAGCGGCAAGGTGCAGCGCGCACTCACGCGCCGGCTCCTGCACCAGCAGCGACTGCAGCTCGTCCACCTCGACGGGTTCGAAACGGTCTCGGCATGA
- a CDS encoding sugar transferase, giving the protein MSSAFLDLRSTARPASPVELFSTVAEIAPQPRRLGWRRRLAWGMIATDAAAIAVAVFTAQLLRFGDPVRAGSVSTTDVAYGLISIALIVVWLIALAATRSRLLRNTGTGMVEYQRVLQSTLFTFGAFAVVAYLLQLQPARGYLAIALPLGLVLLIVGRGVWRTYLHALRRAGRCMTGAIVVGEQGDVLRVVSQLRSHYRIGYRAIAVSTPGSPHAGPVEQSTEVLPFVPLDDVARVSKNRRARAVIVAGSLPGGNEAIRRLGWELENSQVELILMSRLTDVAGPRIHMRPINGLPMVHVDLPRYSGYSHVVKRLFDISVVTVALVLLAPVFAAIAVAVRLGSPGPVIFRQERVGAHGTRFTMLKFRSMVVDAEARLAELRALDEGNGVLFKLKDDPRVTRTGRFLRAYSLDELPQLWNVLRGDMSLVGPRPPLPSEVEQYEGPVSRRLLTRPGITGLWQVNGRSNLSWEDSVRLDLYYVENWSITGDIVVLAKTAKAVLHSDGAY; this is encoded by the coding sequence GTGTCATCTGCTTTTCTCGATCTTCGTTCGACGGCCCGACCGGCGTCTCCCGTCGAGCTGTTCTCGACGGTCGCCGAGATCGCGCCGCAGCCGCGCAGGCTGGGCTGGCGTCGCCGTCTCGCCTGGGGGATGATCGCGACGGATGCCGCGGCCATCGCGGTCGCCGTGTTCACCGCCCAGCTCCTGAGGTTCGGCGACCCGGTGCGCGCCGGTTCCGTCTCGACGACCGACGTGGCGTACGGGCTCATCAGCATCGCGCTCATCGTGGTCTGGCTGATCGCGCTCGCCGCGACCCGCAGCCGGCTGCTGCGCAACACCGGCACCGGCATGGTGGAGTACCAGCGCGTGCTGCAGTCGACGCTGTTCACCTTCGGCGCCTTCGCGGTCGTCGCCTACCTGCTCCAGCTGCAGCCGGCTCGCGGCTATCTCGCGATCGCGCTGCCCTTGGGACTCGTGCTGCTGATCGTCGGTCGCGGTGTGTGGCGCACGTATCTGCACGCGCTCCGGCGCGCCGGGCGCTGCATGACGGGCGCGATCGTCGTCGGGGAGCAGGGCGACGTGCTACGCGTCGTGTCGCAGCTGCGCAGCCACTACCGCATCGGCTACCGCGCGATCGCGGTGAGCACGCCCGGCTCGCCGCACGCGGGCCCGGTCGAGCAGTCGACGGAGGTGCTGCCGTTCGTGCCGCTCGACGACGTCGCGCGGGTCTCGAAGAATCGCCGGGCGCGCGCGGTCATCGTGGCGGGCAGCCTGCCCGGCGGCAACGAGGCGATCCGGCGGCTCGGATGGGAGCTCGAGAACTCGCAGGTCGAGCTGATCCTCATGTCGCGGCTCACCGACGTCGCCGGCCCCCGCATCCACATGCGGCCCATCAACGGTCTTCCGATGGTGCATGTCGACCTGCCGCGCTACTCGGGGTACAGCCACGTGGTGAAGCGCCTGTTCGACATCTCGGTCGTCACGGTCGCGCTCGTGCTGCTCGCGCCCGTGTTCGCCGCCATCGCGGTGGCCGTCCGCCTCGGCAGCCCTGGTCCGGTGATCTTCCGGCAGGAGCGGGTCGGCGCCCACGGCACGCGGTTCACGATGCTCAAGTTCCGCTCGATGGTGGTCGACGCCGAGGCGCGCCTCGCGGAGCTGCGCGCGCTCGACGAGGGCAACGGCGTGCTGTTCAAGCTGAAGGACGACCCGAGGGTCACCCGCACCGGCCGCTTCCTCCGTGCGTACTCGCTCGACGAGCTGCCGCAGCTGTGGAACGTGTTGCGCGGCGACATGAGCCTGGTCGGCCCGCGTCCGCCGCTGCCGAGCGAGGTGGAGCAGTACGAGGGCCCGGTCAGTCGCCGGCTGCTCACCCGCCCGGGGATCACCGGGCTGTGGCAGGTCAACGGCCGCTCGAACCTCTCGTGGGAGGACAGCGTACGGCTGGATCTGTACTACGTCGAGAACTGGTCGATCACCGGAGACATCGTCGTGCTCGCGAAGACCGCCAAAGCCGTACTGCACAGCGACGGCGCCTACTGA
- a CDS encoding glycosyltransferase — protein sequence MTEADSRIHRTAAGRTAEGTDDFVFTFSFETYADAVRRGMMRPPDRIVSSLMRSPNVGRMVVANPFRWLPRVTMSPVLDRDARFPASDRIWLHSPARRRRADRLEPAEVAAEYAEYDASLRREAQRRGLSDPVALTCNPLVAGFSPFDWARQTTFFARDDWLSSPGRSEYWPAFREAYRRISASGRSVVAVSAQILERIEPTGPHEVVANGVEPAEWLPAPPPEPAWLARVPRPRAVYVGTLDSRLDVEGIADFARARPDVHTVLMGPLPDAAYIAPLRALANVHVHGSVGRAELIATLRNCDLALVAHRRTPLTEAMSPLKLYEYLAAGLPVLSIDLPPVRDISDRVWLTPAVSDFVDVLDAALQAGPAEDSARTAFIEANSWTARHERIITLARGA from the coding sequence GTGACGGAAGCGGACTCGCGCATCCACCGCACGGCGGCCGGACGCACAGCCGAAGGCACCGACGACTTCGTGTTCACCTTCTCCTTCGAGACGTACGCGGATGCCGTGCGCCGCGGCATGATGCGGCCGCCCGACCGCATCGTCTCCAGCCTCATGCGCAGCCCGAACGTCGGCCGCATGGTGGTGGCGAACCCGTTCCGCTGGCTGCCCCGCGTCACGATGTCGCCGGTGCTCGACCGGGACGCCCGGTTTCCGGCATCCGATCGGATCTGGCTCCACTCGCCCGCCCGCCGCCGGCGCGCGGACCGTCTCGAGCCGGCGGAGGTCGCCGCCGAGTACGCGGAGTACGACGCGTCGCTGCGGCGCGAGGCGCAGCGCCGGGGGCTCAGCGACCCGGTGGCGCTGACCTGCAATCCGCTCGTCGCCGGCTTCTCGCCCTTCGACTGGGCACGGCAGACCACGTTCTTCGCGCGCGACGACTGGCTGAGCTCTCCCGGGCGCAGCGAGTACTGGCCAGCCTTCCGCGAGGCGTACCGCCGCATCTCGGCGTCCGGTCGCAGCGTCGTGGCCGTCTCGGCGCAGATTCTCGAGCGCATCGAGCCCACCGGGCCGCACGAGGTGGTCGCCAACGGCGTCGAGCCCGCCGAATGGCTGCCGGCGCCGCCTCCGGAGCCGGCCTGGCTCGCCCGCGTGCCGCGACCGCGGGCCGTGTACGTCGGCACGCTCGACAGCCGGCTCGATGTCGAGGGGATCGCCGACTTCGCGCGTGCCCGGCCCGACGTGCACACCGTGCTGATGGGTCCGCTGCCCGATGCGGCGTACATCGCGCCGCTGCGGGCGCTCGCCAACGTGCATGTGCACGGCAGCGTCGGCCGCGCGGAGCTCATCGCGACGCTGCGCAACTGCGATCTGGCGCTCGTCGCGCACCGGCGCACGCCGCTGACCGAGGCGATGAGTCCGCTGAAGCTCTACGAGTACTTGGCGGCCGGCCTGCCCGTGCTGTCGATCGACCTTCCGCCGGTGCGCGACATCAGCGACCGCGTGTGGCTGACGCCCGCGGTCTCGGACTTCGTCGACGTGCTGGACGCGGCGCTGCAGGCGGGTCCCGCCGAGGATTCCGCGAGGACCGCCTTCATCGAGGCGAACTCGTGGACCGCTCGCCACGAGCGGATCATCACGCTCGCGCGCGGTGCGTGA
- a CDS encoding acyltransferase translates to MGRINGYGVLLGAQRLRDSAYSRLVAGGFQSFGAGSRIMLPARIANPDRIAVGAGVLIGAGSWLMVPSRDEPGPVIELHDRVRMRGASISAVRSVVIEEAVGIAAGVYISDHSHGFDLVDVPIRDQPLTEPRPVRVCRGAWLGQNVVVMPGVTVGEGAVVGANAVVTRDIPPRTVAVGAPARVVRELVSG, encoded by the coding sequence GTGGGGCGGATCAATGGGTATGGGGTGCTGCTGGGGGCGCAGCGGCTGCGGGACTCGGCATACAGCCGTCTCGTCGCCGGGGGCTTCCAGTCGTTCGGCGCGGGCTCGCGCATCATGCTGCCCGCGCGCATCGCGAACCCCGACCGGATCGCCGTCGGCGCCGGCGTGCTCATCGGCGCGGGCTCGTGGCTGATGGTCCCCTCGCGCGACGAGCCCGGGCCCGTGATCGAGCTCCATGACCGCGTGCGCATGCGCGGCGCGTCGATCTCGGCGGTGCGCAGCGTGGTGATCGAAGAGGCGGTCGGCATCGCGGCAGGGGTGTACATCTCCGACCACAGCCACGGCTTCGACCTCGTCGACGTGCCGATCCGCGACCAGCCGCTGACCGAACCCCGCCCGGTGCGGGTCTGCCGCGGCGCATGGCTCGGCCAGAACGTCGTGGTGATGCCCGGCGTGACGGTCGGGGAGGGCGCGGTCGTCGGCGCGAACGCGGTCGTCACGCGCGACATCCCGCCGCGCACGGTCGCCGTCGGCGCGCCGGCGCGCGTGGTGAGAGAGCTGGTGTCCGGGTGA